One Chloroflexota bacterium genomic window, ACACTCCGCTTCCATCTCGCCGGTGAGATCGGTGGTGAGGACGGTGATCTTCACGCCCTGGCGTGCGAGCCGCACCGCCACTTCGTGGGCGTGCGTTTCCACGCCGCCGATGAGGGGCGGATAGCGTGGAGTCGTGACCAGCACGCTGAGCTCGTGAGGTTGGGCGGCCAGTCGGTCTGGTGCGCGGGGACCGTGTGCGGTTAGCAGAGTTATCCCTCGATGAAGCAGGGCACTCGTTGCTTCCCAGAATGCGGGGGCAAATCGGCGAGCAGTGGCTCGCTGAGGCTCAATTTCAGTGTAAGTTCCGTCAGCTCGTTTCGGGCCTGGGTCCGCGTGACAGTTTCGTGTAAGGACAGGACGAACCAGGTTCTGGACGGCTCTGAACGCGTTCACGCGGACGCGAACCCTGAGCCGAATGTGCGTACGTGCGTTGGAGGCGGACGATGCGGGGCGCACTATCGCGGGAACGAGCCTGCTGCCAAGAGCCTCACCGTGTTGGCGGAGTCAGGTGGCGGGCCCGGAGGGATTCGAACCCGGCGACGCGGAGCAACGATCTCTTGATCTATGAGTACGTCATGGGCGACGGCTGGGGGCACGCTCTCCTCGACGAGAAGATCGTCCCTGCCGAGGGGAGGGAAGCACGCGCAGTCTGACTTGCAGGAAAGCGAGCTTGTCCGCCTGAGGACTGTGGCGGGCCTGGCGGCCTGGCCGATCTGCTGGAGATCATTAACGCGGATCGCCCATGGAGTACGCGAACCGAGGGGCGCCACGATCCCGCAATCGTGATCGGCCTCCGCTTACTCGAAGGTGATCAGGTCCGAGCGACTGAGTGTGACCGCCTCGGGTGCGAGCGGAGTGTTGCTCGCGTTGGTCCGACCGGTCTGGGTTAAGAGCTGATACCACGCCACGAGCTCGTCGAACCCGGCCGCGATGCCGGGCGATGCGTCCACCGGGACCACCACGGTGTAGCCGCGCATGGTCGCTGCCATGGCCGTATACATCACCGCGCGGTTGGCCGCGAAGCCGTCGATCACGAGCGTGTCGATCCCACGCCGGCGCAGCGTGCTCTCGAGGGTCGTCTCGACAAACTTATCCGGCCCATTCCCGGGGATCACGATCTCCTCGGACCGCCCCGGCTGTCGCCCCGGGCGATCGGGATTTCGATTCGCCCGATCGCCGGGCACGCCGTCTATCGGGGCCACCTCGGGGAGTTGCGCGCTCGATCCGGTGTGCACAATGAGCACCCCGCTCGCCCGAGCCCGCGCCAGCATGGCGGCAGCGGCCGGGACCCCCTCCATGCAGCGCTCGAACCGGGGGCAGGTGTTCTCCACGAAGTCGAGCGACAGGAGCGCGGTCGTGTCCGGATCGACGTTCACGGCCACTGGAACCGGAAGGGCCGGCAGCTGCATCTGCGGCTGCGCGAGGACGGTGGTGGAAGCAAGGATCAGCGCGCTCGCGCCGACGGTGATCAGGAGTACCGCTAAGCGCTGAAGTGTCGGAGCCAAGTGACCGAGGGCGGCCGGACTTGCCATGGGGTTTCTCCATCAGGGTATTAGCTCTCGGCGAGAGTATGGCAGCCCACCGTCCCGGTCAACTCCGGGGTGGCCAGGCCACCGACTCGCCCCATCTGGTCCTCGTGTGCGGTAGCTTTGTCCGAGAAACACGCGCGATGAGAGTGTCATTCGGGCCGTGAGATGATCGATCTCCCGTAATGGAGGCTTCGACGAAGCCTGAAGCGCGCGCCCGCACTGACATCGACACCGCCCTCGAACTGGGCGGCTGGATGGTCCAAGATCGGGACGCCGTCAATCTCCCTGCCAGCCGCGGCGTGACTGTGCGCGAGTTCCCACTCAAATACGGGGAGGCGAATTACCTCACTGGAGGAACTCGACGCGCTCGTCGCGCCGGCGACCGTTGGCCAGGGAACAACCGCCAAGCAGCTATCCGACGAACTGCTCGACGCCCTGACAAAGGCCTACCGGGAGGCAGCCGCATCAAGGAGCCCGGTGCTCGCAAAAGTCGAGCCTCACACACCAGAGGTGACGGATAGGCCATGGCCCCTGGCCTCTGGATCACCCGTCAACCTGGCGAGGTAGCGATGGTCGCCGCGGCGGTCTGGCAGGACGGTTTGAAGGGCAGCGTCCCAAAAACGGACGTTACTGGAGAATCCATCGCGCTGCCATCCGTGGTTCGGCCGAGAGAGCGGATTGATCGCGCAGTCGTCGTCTTCGAGCGCCTTCCCAGCACCGGCAGCCGCGATGGGCGCCGCGATCGCCGCATTGTTCAGTGCCCATAGGGCGCGATCGCGGATCGGGGCACCGTGGTCAGCCCTTGCTGACGGCTGACGCGAGGACCGGGGTGTCGGCGATGTGGCGTATCGCTTCCGAGGCATCGATGCCCATGAGGTGGACGCCGCGGACGCCGTCGACGGCTCGGAGTTGCTCCACGAGCTCGCGGGCGATGGCCAGCCCCTCGGCCTTCTCGTCGTTCGCGCTCGCCATGCGCTCGGCCATGGCGACGGGCATGACGACGCCCGGCACCTTGCGCAAGAAGTCGGCTCGGCGGGCGGAGTCGAGGTAGAAGACGCCTGCCAGGACGGCCACGCGGTCGAGAATGCCGTTCTCGCGCAGCACGTCGATCCAGCGCGAGAAGCGGGCGACGTCGAACACGGGCTGGGTCTGGACGAAGTCGACCCCGGCGGCCAGCTTTTCGGCGGTCGGCATACGGGCCGGGTCGGTCTGGGCGAGGTCGCGCTCGGGGTCGCCAGCCGCGCCCAGGAAGAGCGCGGGGGCGTGGGCGAGCTTGCGGCCGGAGAGCAGCGTGCCCTGCCGCAGCCCGTTCGCCGCGGCCAGGAGCGACGTGCCGTTCAGCTCGAAGACGGGCTTCGCGTCCGGGTGGTCGCCCTCGGCGGGGTTGTCGCCCGTGAGCAGCATCGCGTTGTGGATGCCCATCGCCGGCAGCCCGAGCAGCTCCGACTGCAGGGCGATCTTGTTGCGGTCGCGGCACGTCATCTGCACGATCGGCTCGACGCCCTCCTCCTTCAGCACGAAGGCGGCCGCGATGCTGCTCATGCGCACGATGCCCCGGGTGCAGTCGGTCAGGTTCACGGCGTCCACCGCGCCCCTCAGCAGCCGCGCCTCGGTGCGAACGCCCTCGGGGTCCGCGTGGCGCGGCGGGTTGATCTCGGCCGTGACGACGAAGTGGCCATCGCACAGCCGTCGCGCCAGTCGGCTTGGCGAGGATTCGGGGACCGCGCTGCCGCTCTGCCCTTCCAAGAACCGAACCTCCTGATCAGTTGCGCCGGTGGCCGGGAACGGCGTGCACCGGTCGCGAGCTGCTCTCATCGTTGTGAACCATCAGCGATGCCGTGCCACGACATTAGGGATCGGTTAGGATCGATGGGTCTGACACGGTCGCGGGGCGAACCGCCATGTATCATCGCTCGAAGCGGCGGGATATCCTCGGCGGAAAGGAAACCGTACTAGACTTCCGTCCCTTCCTTGATGTCCTGATCAAACAGCTGCTTCCAGCTGCTTCCCATCTAGCACTTCTCGGGACGACCAGTTGACCTCCTCCATCTATTCGTTTCGATAGGTATGATCGGCAGCGGGTGGCGCCCGTCCGGGGCTAAGATTGGGGGTAGCTCCATGTGTGCCACCATGTCGGGCGATCTCGCGAGGCTTACGCGTTTGTCACAAGGTCAACCTTGAGCTGCGACCGCCTGACGCTTACACGGCGGCCGGATGCCCGATCGATGACACCAAAATCTCCGGTTTGCGAGAGCGCCTCGCCGCGGTGGGCTGAAAGTGGGATGCCCGTGCCCGAACAGGCTGATCGAGGGCCTGACAAGATGTCCGAACCGGATCAGGGTGATCACGGGTCTCCATCCCTTGGACGATTTCTGTTCATCGGCAGCAAGGCATTCGGCATCAATCTTCTCCTGTTGCTCGGTCTCCATCCGCTGGTCCCCATTGCCATCTTCGTCCCATTCGGCACTGGCTTCGCCACCGGCTGGCAGATTGAAGCAACCTGGCTCCAAGGGTTCTTGCTTGGAGCCATCATGGGGCTGTGGATGACATTCCTCTGCAGCCTGGTTGTGCTGGGCATTGTCCTGTTGAGCGCCTCAAATCCCAGTGGACTGCTTCAAGGCGGAGGGTTAGGGACCGCCCTTATCGTTGGATCACTGGTCTTCCACCTCACCACTTTCGCCGGCGTGGGAGCCGGATTTGGGGGTCACCTCGCGCGCAAGGAGCGAGCCGCGCACGCACTGGGCGCAGAAGACGGCTGAGCCGAGGACGCGCACGAACGTTGCGTCCTGGCCAGCCCGGCACCCGTTCTGGCTGCGCACTGTGCCACTCCATGGCCTGTTGTTTGCAGGAGCCGGGGCCGTTTTCCTGCTGGTTTGCGCTCAGAGCCAACCGATGTTCGATCGCTCGACCTTGTCCAGCGGCTCCGTTCCCAGCGGGCAGCGGCCTGATTCGGTGCTGTCGGTCCTTCTGGCGCTGATCTTGATTGTGGTGACGGCCAGAATCATAGGTTCGGGACTGAATTTGCTGGGGCAGCCCCCGGTCATCGGCGAGATCCTCGGCGGGATCTTGCTGGGCCCCTCGTTCTTTGGGCGGGTGTCTCCCGATCTTTCGGCGGCCGTGTTCCCCGCGTCCAGTGCCCCAATCCTGAACATGAT contains:
- a CDS encoding isochorismatase family protein, with amino-acid sequence MASPAALGHLAPTLQRLAVLLITVGASALILASTTVLAQPQMQLPALPVPVAVNVDPDTTALLSLDFVENTCPRFERCMEGVPAAAAMLARARASGVLIVHTGSSAQLPEVAPIDGVPGDRANRNPDRPGRQPGRSEEIVIPGNGPDKFVETTLESTLRRRGIDTLVIDGFAANRAVMYTAMAATMRGYTVVVPVDASPGIAAGFDELVAWYQLLTQTGRTNASNTPLAPEAVTLSRSDLITFE
- a CDS encoding methylenetetrahydrofolate reductase, producing MEGQSGSAVPESSPSRLARRLCDGHFVVTAEINPPRHADPEGVRTEARLLRGAVDAVNLTDCTRGIVRMSSIAAAFVLKEEGVEPIVQMTCRDRNKIALQSELLGLPAMGIHNAMLLTGDNPAEGDHPDAKPVFELNGTSLLAAANGLRQGTLLSGRKLAHAPALFLGAAGDPERDLAQTDPARMPTAEKLAAGVDFVQTQPVFDVARFSRWIDVLRENGILDRVAVLAGVFYLDSARRADFLRKVPGVVMPVAMAERMASANDEKAEGLAIARELVEQLRAVDGVRGVHLMGIDASEAIRHIADTPVLASAVSKG